One region of Ahniella affigens genomic DNA includes:
- the prfB gene encoding peptide chain release factor 2 (programmed frameshift): MIEINPIVSRIADLTERTASLRGYLDFDSKRERLEEVSRELELPTVWDNPQRAQDLGRERAMLEKIVNELQGVGAGLVEAKELLDMAVAEGDEGTIGAVQADVEGFAARIEKLEFQRMFSGKMDSHSCFVELQAGAGGTEAQDWTEMLTRMYLRFAEARGWKSEVVEASDGEVAGIKGATIRIEGDYAFGWLKTETGVHRLVRKSPFDSDNRRHTSFSSVFVSPEVDDDIDIEINPADLKTDVYRSSGAGGQHVNKTESAVRITHVPSGVVVACQTERSQHANRDRAMKMLKAKLYEIEIQKRNAEKNAIEASKSDIGWGSQIRSYVLDQSRIKDLRTGVERTDTQKVLDGDIDEFIEASLKAGLEAGAKRADAN, from the coding sequence GACAGCAAGCGCGAGCGGCTGGAGGAAGTAAGTCGAGAGTTGGAGCTCCCGACAGTCTGGGACAATCCCCAGCGGGCCCAGGACTTGGGGCGTGAACGCGCCATGCTCGAGAAAATCGTCAACGAGCTGCAGGGCGTTGGCGCCGGCCTCGTCGAAGCGAAAGAGCTGCTCGACATGGCCGTGGCCGAAGGCGATGAAGGCACGATTGGTGCCGTTCAGGCCGATGTCGAAGGCTTTGCGGCACGCATCGAAAAGCTTGAGTTCCAGCGTATGTTCTCGGGCAAGATGGATTCGCACAGCTGCTTCGTCGAATTGCAGGCGGGTGCTGGTGGTACCGAGGCTCAGGATTGGACGGAAATGCTGACCCGCATGTATCTGCGGTTTGCCGAAGCGCGGGGCTGGAAGTCGGAAGTCGTCGAAGCCTCCGATGGCGAAGTCGCGGGCATCAAGGGTGCGACAATCCGGATCGAAGGCGACTACGCGTTCGGCTGGTTGAAGACCGAAACCGGCGTGCATCGTCTGGTGCGCAAGTCGCCGTTCGATTCCGATAATCGCCGACATACGTCGTTCTCGTCGGTGTTCGTGTCGCCCGAAGTCGATGACGATATCGACATCGAAATCAACCCGGCCGACCTGAAGACCGATGTGTATCGCTCGTCCGGTGCCGGTGGTCAGCACGTCAATAAGACCGAATCCGCCGTGCGTATCACGCATGTGCCGAGCGGTGTCGTGGTGGCGTGCCAAACCGAGCGGTCGCAGCATGCGAACCGCGATCGCGCGATGAAGATGCTGAAAGCAAAGCTGTACGAAATCGAGATCCAGAAGCGCAACGCCGAGAAGAATGCGATCGAGGCGTCGAAGTCCGATATCGGCTGGGGCAGTCAGATCCGTTCGTATGTGCTCGATCAGAGTCGCATCAAAGATCTGCGCACTGGCGTGGAGCGCACCGACACCCAGAAAGTGTTGGACGGCGATATCGATGAATTCATCGAAGCCAGTTTGAAGGCCGGGTTGGAAGCGGGCGCGAAACGCGCTGATGCGAACTGA
- the lysS gene encoding lysine--tRNA ligase, with translation MSESNSPAPTEVIQDENHLIAERRAKLGAIRELGIAFPNDFKTDTFAGDLQAEYADKEQFTAEALLAVNRDVSVAGRMLLKRVQGKIGFVQLQDMTGRIQLFLSAAELGASFEAFKSWDIGDILGVQGVVMRTKTGELSVKAKSLRLLTKSLRPLPDKFHGLEDVEQRYRQRYVDLIVNSESRQVFQLRSKVVTHLRSFLDAERFMEVETPMMHPIPGGATARPFVTHHNALDLQMYLRVAPELYLKRLTVGGFDRVYEINRNFRNEGVSTRHNPEFTMLELYQAYATYNEVMDLTEAMIQSAAKAVSENPVFNWDGMAIDLAKPFRRWPMEDAVLEHNPDIKREDLRDRERMAAHCQRLKIQVKPNYGWGKLLLEIFEKTVESKLIQPTFITDHPVEVSPLARANDQDPQLTDRFELFIGCKELANGFSELNDPEDQAERFRAQVAQKDSGDDEAMHFDADYIRALEYGMPPTGGLGVGIDRLVMLLAGVGSIRDVLLFPYMRPEA, from the coding sequence ATGAGCGAGTCCAATTCCCCCGCGCCGACCGAAGTCATCCAAGATGAGAACCATCTGATCGCCGAACGTCGTGCCAAATTGGGCGCGATCCGGGAGCTGGGCATCGCGTTTCCGAACGACTTCAAGACGGACACGTTTGCCGGTGACTTGCAGGCCGAGTACGCCGACAAGGAACAGTTCACCGCGGAAGCATTGCTTGCGGTGAATCGCGATGTGTCCGTTGCGGGTCGCATGCTGCTGAAGCGTGTGCAAGGCAAGATTGGGTTTGTGCAATTGCAGGACATGACCGGGCGCATTCAGCTGTTCTTGAGTGCCGCCGAGCTGGGCGCGTCGTTCGAGGCGTTCAAGTCTTGGGACATTGGCGACATTCTGGGGGTCCAGGGCGTCGTGATGCGCACGAAGACTGGCGAATTGTCAGTCAAAGCCAAAAGCCTGCGCTTGCTGACCAAGTCGTTGCGTCCGCTGCCGGACAAGTTTCATGGCTTAGAAGACGTCGAACAACGCTATCGCCAGCGCTATGTCGATCTGATCGTCAACTCAGAGTCGCGGCAGGTGTTCCAGCTGCGCTCGAAGGTCGTCACGCATTTGCGCAGTTTCCTGGACGCTGAACGCTTCATGGAAGTCGAAACGCCGATGATGCATCCGATTCCGGGTGGTGCCACCGCGCGGCCGTTCGTCACGCATCACAACGCGCTCGACCTGCAGATGTATCTGCGCGTTGCGCCGGAGTTGTACCTGAAGCGCCTTACCGTGGGCGGCTTTGATCGCGTCTACGAGATCAATCGCAACTTCCGGAACGAAGGCGTCAGTACCCGGCATAATCCGGAATTCACGATGCTCGAGTTGTACCAAGCCTATGCGACCTACAACGAGGTCATGGACCTGACCGAAGCCATGATCCAAAGCGCGGCCAAGGCGGTATCCGAGAACCCCGTGTTCAATTGGGATGGGATGGCGATCGACCTCGCCAAGCCGTTCCGCCGCTGGCCGATGGAAGACGCCGTGCTGGAGCACAATCCTGACATCAAGCGCGAAGACTTGCGCGATCGCGAGCGCATGGCCGCACATTGCCAACGCCTGAAGATTCAGGTCAAGCCGAATTACGGCTGGGGCAAGCTGCTGCTCGAAATCTTCGAGAAAACGGTCGAATCCAAGCTGATCCAACCAACATTCATCACTGATCACCCGGTCGAAGTCTCGCCGCTCGCGCGTGCGAACGATCAGGATCCACAGCTCACCGATCGCTTCGAGCTGTTCATTGGTTGCAAAGAACTTGCCAATGGCTTCTCCGAGTTGAACGACCCGGAAGACCAGGCCGAGCGCTTCCGCGCCCAAGTCGCGCAGAAGGACAGCGGCGACGACGAGGCGATGCACTTCGACGCCGACTACATACGCGCGCTGGAATACGGCATGCCGCCAACGGGTGGCCTGGGTGTCGGCATTGATCGATTAGTCATGCTGCTCGCGGGCGTTGGTTCGATTCGCGACGTGTTGTTGTTCCCATACATGCGACCGGAAGCCTGA
- a CDS encoding alpha/beta hydrolase, translating into MRRLLRVLAVLAVLVGLGVGGFVYMNWPTPERMPGVPNVSIGSIKRLDGLTFHAIDPRPVDVWLPAGYPANAPYDVLYMHDGQMLFDAAETWNHQEWMVDEIAGALQQAGDVQPFIVVGIHNRSADRHAEYQPQRAFARLSDADKAAQLAQRRTLLDPLYRGDVRSDRYLQWLVEELKPVIDRDFRVSPLMSDTAIMGSSMGGLISWYALERYPTVFGAAACLSTHWPGGFPDGDNTLDDALLAEFEAGLPEPGTHRFWFDHGTETLDQHYPELQQRADQILKAKGYTDADWQTRVYPGADHSEQAWASRLADPLRFLFAKPQS; encoded by the coding sequence ATGCGACGACTGCTGCGGGTGTTGGCGGTACTGGCGGTGCTAGTCGGACTGGGTGTTGGCGGGTTCGTGTACATGAACTGGCCAACACCCGAACGGATGCCCGGCGTGCCGAACGTGAGCATCGGTTCGATCAAGAGACTCGACGGCCTGACGTTCCATGCGATCGACCCGCGCCCGGTCGATGTCTGGCTGCCTGCGGGCTACCCTGCCAACGCGCCGTATGACGTGCTCTACATGCACGATGGGCAGATGCTGTTTGATGCCGCCGAGACCTGGAACCATCAGGAATGGATGGTTGATGAGATCGCCGGCGCATTGCAACAGGCAGGTGACGTGCAACCCTTCATCGTCGTCGGGATCCACAACCGCAGTGCCGATCGCCACGCGGAATACCAGCCGCAGCGGGCGTTCGCGCGACTGAGCGACGCCGACAAGGCGGCCCAGCTGGCACAGCGACGCACCCTTCTGGACCCGTTATATCGTGGCGACGTGCGCTCGGACCGCTACCTGCAATGGTTGGTCGAAGAATTGAAACCGGTTATTGATCGCGACTTCAGGGTCTCGCCGCTCATGTCCGACACCGCGATCATGGGTTCCAGCATGGGCGGATTGATTTCTTGGTATGCGTTGGAACGCTACCCGACGGTATTTGGCGCGGCGGCTTGCTTGTCGACGCACTGGCCCGGTGGGTTTCCGGACGGTGACAACACGTTGGATGACGCGCTGCTGGCGGAGTTCGAGGCCGGTTTGCCCGAACCAGGCACGCATCGGTTCTGGTTCGACCACGGCACCGAGACACTTGATCAGCATTACCCTGAACTCCAGCAGCGCGCGGATCAGATTCTGAAAGCCAAGGGCTACACCGACGCCGATTGGCAAACCCGGGTCTACCCGGGCGCTGACCACAGCGAGCAGGCGTGGGCGAGCCGATTGGCCGACCCGCTGCGGTTTTTGTTTGCCAAACCGCAGTCCTGA
- a CDS encoding ParA family protein: MTRIIAIANQKGGVGKTTTAVNLAAALADAQRKVLLIDLDPQGNATMASGVDKSQAKPNGCEALLEEATVEECIVPTQGGFDLIPGNGDLTAAEVKLMDEIARETRLRQILAPIVARYHYVIIDCPPSLSLLTLNALTAAQGVLVPMQCEYFALEGLTALMNTIKAVKTRINPELELEGILRTMYDVRNNLGNDVSNQLTKHFGEKVYRTVVPRNVRLAEAPSHGLPISQYDRESRGAIAYLGLAGEVIRRERTKAPESPVTP; encoded by the coding sequence ATGACCCGGATCATCGCCATTGCCAATCAGAAAGGCGGCGTCGGCAAGACGACCACGGCGGTGAACCTGGCGGCCGCGCTGGCGGACGCGCAGCGTAAAGTGCTGCTGATCGACCTGGACCCCCAGGGCAATGCCACGATGGCGTCGGGCGTCGATAAGTCGCAGGCAAAGCCGAATGGCTGCGAGGCCCTGCTCGAAGAGGCGACGGTCGAGGAATGCATTGTCCCGACGCAAGGTGGCTTTGATCTGATCCCGGGAAATGGCGATCTCACGGCTGCCGAAGTCAAGCTGATGGACGAAATCGCACGCGAAACGCGGCTTCGCCAAATACTCGCGCCGATTGTGGCGCGCTATCACTATGTGATCATCGACTGCCCGCCGTCGCTGAGCCTGTTGACGCTGAACGCGCTGACCGCGGCGCAGGGCGTCCTGGTTCCAATGCAGTGCGAATACTTCGCGCTTGAGGGCCTGACGGCGCTGATGAACACGATCAAGGCAGTCAAGACACGCATCAATCCGGAGCTTGAACTTGAGGGCATTCTGCGCACCATGTACGACGTGCGCAACAACCTCGGTAACGACGTCTCCAATCAGCTGACCAAACATTTCGGTGAGAAGGTCTACCGGACGGTAGTGCCGCGCAATGTGCGTCTGGCGGAAGCACCGTCGCACGGCCTGCCGATTTCACAATATGACCGCGAATCGAGAGGGGCGATCGCGTATCTGGGGCTGGCGGGTGAAGTCATCCGTCGTGAACGCACCAAGGCACCGGAAAGCCCGGTCACGCCCTGA
- a CDS encoding ParB/RepB/Spo0J family partition protein: protein MSVAKKRPGLGRGLDVLLGMDSGPSGDPGPSPEDTLTELEISAMQPGKYQPRTGMDPERLAELADSIRAQGMIQPIVVRPIAKNRYEIIAGERRWRAAQLAGLERVPVVLRAVPDQAAIAMALIENIQREDLNPLEEANALKRLIDEFALTHQQAAEAVGRSRAAVSNLLRLLELPETVRSLLEKRRLEMGHARTLITLPTARAVALALMAADSGWSVRELEEKVRAEQQQNGAKPAGNGKSKAKADPNVTQLETELSERFATRVNIQHSAKGGKIVIAYHSLDELDGLLERFRR from the coding sequence ATGTCTGTCGCAAAAAAACGCCCCGGTCTGGGCCGTGGTCTCGATGTTCTTCTCGGCATGGATTCTGGCCCGTCGGGCGATCCTGGCCCCTCTCCTGAAGACACATTGACCGAACTCGAAATCTCGGCGATGCAGCCGGGCAAGTATCAGCCGCGTACGGGCATGGACCCAGAGCGACTGGCTGAGCTTGCCGACTCGATCAGAGCCCAGGGCATGATCCAGCCGATCGTGGTGCGCCCGATCGCAAAGAACCGCTACGAAATCATTGCCGGTGAGCGCCGCTGGCGCGCAGCGCAGCTAGCCGGACTGGAACGCGTACCCGTTGTGTTGCGTGCTGTGCCGGATCAAGCCGCGATTGCGATGGCTTTGATTGAAAACATTCAGCGCGAGGATTTGAATCCGCTGGAAGAGGCCAACGCACTGAAGCGCCTGATCGACGAATTCGCGCTGACGCACCAGCAAGCGGCTGAAGCGGTTGGCCGATCACGTGCCGCCGTCAGCAATCTGCTTCGCCTGCTCGAACTGCCTGAAACGGTTCGGAGTCTGCTGGAAAAGCGGCGTCTGGAGATGGGGCACGCCCGGACCCTGATTACGTTGCCGACGGCACGCGCCGTGGCGCTCGCGTTGATGGCGGCTGACAGTGGTTGGTCGGTGCGCGAACTAGAAGAAAAAGTCCGTGCCGAGCAGCAACAGAATGGCGCCAAGCCGGCTGGTAATGGCAAGAGCAAGGCCAAGGCCGATCCGAACGTCACGCAGTTGGAGACCGAGCTGTCCGAACGCTTCGCGACGCGCGTCAATATTCAGCATTCGGCGAAAGGCGGCAAGATCGTGATTGCGTATCACAGCCTTGATGAGTTGGACGGATTGCTGGAACGTTTCCGGCGCTGA
- a CDS encoding ATP-dependent zinc protease family protein, translated as MADDKIILGWREWVGLPALELEQIRAKLDTGARSSSLHVEQSEEYVEAGVLWVRFAIDPVAKRDRTRTWFAAPILDKREVTDSGGNRTLRPFIKTPICIAGQTYEIEINLTNRREMLFPMLLGRTALVPRIMVDPALSYTLGNFDPEAMA; from the coding sequence ATGGCGGACGACAAGATCATACTGGGCTGGCGCGAATGGGTGGGATTGCCAGCATTGGAACTGGAACAAATACGCGCCAAGCTCGACACCGGTGCGCGTTCCTCCTCGCTGCATGTGGAGCAGTCGGAGGAGTATGTCGAGGCCGGTGTGCTGTGGGTGCGCTTTGCGATCGACCCAGTAGCCAAGCGTGACCGCACGCGGACTTGGTTTGCAGCGCCGATTCTCGACAAGCGCGAGGTGACCGACTCGGGCGGCAATCGGACGTTGCGGCCGTTCATCAAGACGCCGATCTGTATTGCCGGCCAAACGTACGAGATTGAAATCAATTTGACTAATCGACGTGAGATGCTGTTTCCGATGTTATTGGGCCGGACGGCATTGGTCCCGCGAATCATGGTGGACCCGGCGCTGTCCTACACTCTCGGCAACTTTGATCCGGAAGCAATGGCATGA
- a CDS encoding M50 family metallopeptidase, translating into MTATPSPQWQRWLGLAALSLLLIGLWQVPWLGWLVYPFRVFGTFVHELSHGMTAIATGGTFLRFQVSSDLSGVAQSSGGVRMLIASAGYVGSAVFGGVLLLINARGVRARWLLAAMGLILALLAVLFLRNAFGWLAAGVLSAGLLGAAWRLSERWQQWLFDLLALQLVLDGYSSLWTVWQLSGDASVATDAQSMANLTWLPAWSWAVIWALFSTIVLVFCVRASIRRA; encoded by the coding sequence GTGACAGCCACGCCATCGCCCCAATGGCAACGTTGGCTGGGTCTGGCGGCGCTGAGTCTCCTACTGATCGGGCTGTGGCAAGTACCCTGGCTTGGATGGCTGGTTTACCCATTTCGGGTCTTTGGCACGTTTGTGCATGAACTCAGCCATGGCATGACGGCGATTGCAACCGGCGGCACCTTCCTGCGGTTTCAGGTGTCGTCCGATCTGTCGGGGGTCGCCCAGTCATCCGGCGGAGTGCGGATGCTGATAGCCAGCGCCGGCTATGTTGGCAGCGCGGTGTTCGGCGGCGTCTTGCTCCTGATCAATGCGCGCGGCGTTCGCGCGCGCTGGTTGCTCGCCGCGATGGGCCTGATCCTGGCCTTGCTGGCGGTTCTGTTTCTGCGCAACGCGTTTGGTTGGCTCGCTGCAGGGGTGCTGAGCGCCGGCTTGCTGGGCGCCGCGTGGCGGCTCTCTGAACGGTGGCAGCAATGGCTGTTTGATCTGCTCGCCTTGCAATTGGTTCTGGACGGCTATTCGAGCCTATGGACCGTCTGGCAACTTTCAGGAGACGCCAGTGTCGCGACCGATGCACAATCGATGGCGAACCTGACGTGGTTGCCGGCCTGGTCCTGGGCGGTCATTTGGGCGCTGTTTTCAACGATCGTGCTGGTCTTCTGCGTCCGCGCTTCCATTCGGCGCGCGTGA
- the grpE gene encoding nucleotide exchange factor GrpE, producing the protein MTQTAPEGQAFDGDPNGAESELDQLRNQLQTAKEDQIRLLAEMDNQRKRAAREAEQARKFAGERLLGDILPVLDSLEAGLAQASADPSKLRPGMELTLKVLQKAVENNGMQTINPVGEAFNAELHQAMAMLPTSQHEAGTVVNVMQKGYTLNGRLLRPAMVTVAEPLPPPEDA; encoded by the coding sequence ATGACGCAGACCGCCCCCGAGGGCCAGGCATTCGACGGCGACCCGAACGGCGCCGAGTCGGAGCTGGACCAGCTTCGCAATCAATTGCAGACCGCCAAGGAAGACCAGATTCGGCTTTTGGCCGAGATGGACAACCAGCGCAAGCGTGCGGCCCGCGAGGCCGAGCAGGCCCGCAAGTTTGCCGGTGAGCGCCTGCTTGGCGACATCCTGCCGGTGCTGGACAGCCTGGAAGCCGGTCTGGCCCAAGCCAGCGCCGACCCGAGCAAGCTGCGCCCGGGCATGGAGCTGACGCTGAAAGTGCTGCAAAAAGCTGTTGAGAACAACGGCATGCAGACCATCAATCCGGTTGGCGAGGCGTTCAACGCTGAATTGCACCAGGCCATGGCCATGCTGCCGACCAGTCAGCACGAGGCGGGGACGGTGGTGAATGTGATGCAGAAGGGCTACACCCTGAACGGGCGCTTGCTGCGTCCGGCCATGGTGACGGTGGCCGAACCACTCCCACCGCCTGAAGATGCCTGA
- the dnaK gene encoding molecular chaperone DnaK: MGKIIGIDLGTTNSCVAIIDGGQVRVIENSEGDRTTPSIIGFTKDGEVIVGASAKRQAVTNPKNTFYAVKRLIGRKFTDAEVKKDIDLVPYGIIAHENGDAWVSTSDGKRMAPPEISAKVLMKMKKTAEDFLGEPVTEAVITVPAYFNDSQRQATKDAGRIAGLEVKRIINEPTAAALAYGLDKSGGKDRKIAVYDLGGGTFDVSIIEIAEIDGEKQFEVLATNGDTFLGGEDFDKRIIDYVLDEFEKQHGVDLRKNAIALQRIKSAAERAKIELSSRAQTDINEPFITQVDGNPVHLEMRLTRAKLEALVEDLIKKTIEPCRIALNDAKLKPSDIHEVILVGGMTRMPKVVQAVAEFFGKEPRKDVNPDEAVAIGAAIQAGVLTGAVKDVLLLDVTPLSLGIETMGGVFTRLIEKNTTIPTKASQVFSTADDNQQAVTVHVLQGERDQARFNKSLAKFDLAGIDAAPRGMPQIEVTFDIDANGILHVSAKDKKTGKEQRIEIKAGSGLSDDEIQRMVREAEAARDEDQKFKELAETKNKADGLVHQVRSMLKEHGGKVPGEQVGPIEDAVKDLEGVMKGDDKAKIESKIAALEQAAQSLAAAASAGAQSGGPGPGFNPGAGAAGGKGDDVVDAEFTEVKNDK; encoded by the coding sequence ATGGGCAAGATCATCGGTATCGATTTGGGCACCACCAACTCCTGCGTCGCCATTATCGACGGCGGTCAGGTGCGGGTGATCGAAAACTCGGAAGGTGACCGCACGACGCCTTCCATCATCGGTTTCACCAAAGACGGTGAAGTCATTGTCGGTGCCTCGGCCAAACGCCAGGCGGTGACCAATCCGAAGAACACGTTCTATGCGGTGAAGCGCCTGATCGGCCGCAAATTCACCGACGCTGAGGTGAAGAAGGACATCGACTTGGTGCCCTACGGCATCATCGCCCATGAAAACGGCGACGCCTGGGTGTCGACGAGCGACGGCAAGCGCATGGCGCCGCCGGAAATCTCGGCCAAGGTGCTGATGAAGATGAAGAAGACCGCCGAGGACTTCCTGGGCGAGCCGGTCACCGAGGCCGTGATCACGGTGCCAGCGTACTTCAACGACAGCCAGCGCCAGGCGACCAAGGACGCGGGCCGCATTGCCGGTCTCGAAGTCAAGCGCATCATCAACGAACCAACGGCCGCAGCGCTTGCTTACGGCCTCGACAAGTCGGGCGGCAAGGATCGCAAGATCGCGGTGTACGACCTCGGCGGCGGTACGTTTGACGTGTCGATCATCGAAATCGCAGAGATCGATGGCGAGAAGCAGTTCGAAGTGTTGGCGACGAACGGCGACACGTTCCTCGGTGGTGAGGACTTCGACAAGCGCATCATCGACTATGTGCTCGACGAGTTCGAGAAGCAGCATGGCGTGGATCTGCGGAAGAACGCGATCGCACTTCAGCGCATCAAGTCGGCTGCCGAGCGCGCCAAGATCGAGCTGAGCTCGCGCGCGCAGACCGACATCAACGAACCGTTCATTACGCAAGTCGACGGCAACCCGGTGCATCTCGAAATGCGCCTGACGCGCGCCAAGCTCGAAGCGCTGGTGGAAGACTTGATCAAGAAGACGATCGAGCCGTGCCGCATCGCGTTGAACGACGCCAAGCTGAAGCCGTCCGACATCCATGAAGTGATCCTGGTCGGCGGTATGACCCGCATGCCCAAGGTGGTGCAGGCGGTCGCTGAATTCTTTGGCAAAGAGCCGCGCAAGGACGTCAACCCGGACGAAGCGGTGGCTATTGGTGCAGCGATTCAGGCCGGCGTGCTGACCGGTGCGGTCAAAGACGTGCTGCTGCTCGATGTGACCCCACTGTCGCTCGGTATCGAAACGATGGGTGGCGTGTTTACGCGTTTGATCGAGAAGAACACGACGATCCCGACCAAGGCGTCGCAGGTGTTCTCGACCGCCGACGACAACCAGCAGGCGGTGACCGTGCATGTGCTGCAGGGTGAGCGCGATCAGGCCCGCTTCAACAAGTCGCTGGCCAAGTTCGACCTCGCGGGCATCGACGCCGCCCCGCGCGGTATGCCACAGATCGAAGTCACGTTCGACATCGATGCGAACGGTATCCTGCACGTGTCCGCCAAAGACAAGAAGACGGGCAAGGAACAGCGCATCGAAATCAAGGCGGGTTCGGGCTTGTCGGATGACGAAATCCAGCGGATGGTTCGCGAAGCCGAAGCGGCCCGCGACGAAGACCAGAAGTTCAAGGAACTGGCGGAGACCAAGAACAAGGCCGACGGCCTGGTGCATCAGGTTCGCTCGATGCTGAAGGAGCATGGCGGCAAGGTGCCGGGCGAGCAGGTTGGCCCGATCGAAGATGCAGTCAAGGACTTGGAAGGCGTCATGAAGGGCGACGACAAGGCCAAGATCGAATCGAAGATCGCGGCGCTGGAGCAAGCTGCACAATCGCTTGCGGCAGCGGCATCGGCCGGTGCGCAGTCGGGTGGCCCGGGTCCAGGCTTCAATCCGGGTGCAGGTGCGGCCGGCGGCAAAGGCGACGACGTGGTCGACGCCGAGTTCACCGAGGTCAAGAACGACAAGTAA
- the dnaJ gene encoding molecular chaperone DnaJ, protein MSKRDYYEVLGVEKNASEDDIKKSYRRLAMKFHPDRNDGDKEAEAKFKEVKEAYEVLSDGDKRAAYDRHGHAAFEAGMGGRGGPGFNDVGDIFGDIFGDIFGGGRRRAQRGQDLRYVMELDLEEAVFGVQKEFEIPTAVACEPCKGSGSEDGKSSACQTCRGRGRVAMARGIFHVEQTCPHCNGAGKKIENPCKTCRGHGLVQKNKTLSVKIPAGVDTGDRIRLTGEGEAGANGVPAGDLYVEVNVREHKIFERRENDLYCEVPIRFSQAALGGDVVIPTLDGEAIIKVPSETQTGKLFKLRGKGVKSVRSNHVGDLLCRVVVETPVRLTKRQKELMQEFESTFHEDGRDHTPRQSSWLDGVKSFWDRMTS, encoded by the coding sequence ATGAGCAAGCGCGATTATTACGAAGTACTGGGTGTTGAGAAGAACGCCTCCGAGGACGACATCAAGAAGTCGTACCGCCGTTTGGCGATGAAGTTCCACCCGGATCGCAATGATGGCGACAAGGAAGCCGAGGCCAAGTTCAAAGAGGTCAAGGAAGCCTACGAAGTGCTGTCCGATGGCGACAAGCGCGCCGCATACGACCGCCATGGCCATGCCGCGTTCGAGGCGGGCATGGGTGGACGTGGTGGACCGGGATTCAACGATGTCGGTGATATTTTCGGTGACATCTTTGGCGATATTTTCGGTGGTGGTCGTCGGCGCGCGCAGCGTGGTCAAGACCTGCGCTATGTGATGGAGCTCGATCTGGAAGAGGCCGTATTTGGCGTCCAGAAAGAATTCGAGATTCCCACCGCGGTGGCGTGTGAACCGTGCAAGGGCTCGGGATCTGAGGACGGCAAGTCCAGTGCCTGTCAGACCTGTCGCGGTCGGGGTCGCGTGGCGATGGCGCGGGGCATTTTCCATGTCGAGCAAACGTGCCCGCATTGCAATGGCGCCGGCAAGAAGATCGAGAACCCGTGCAAGACTTGTCGCGGCCATGGTCTCGTGCAAAAAAACAAGACGCTGTCGGTCAAGATTCCTGCTGGCGTCGATACGGGTGACCGGATTCGCCTGACCGGCGAAGGCGAGGCGGGTGCCAATGGTGTGCCGGCCGGCGATCTATACGTCGAGGTCAATGTTCGCGAGCACAAGATTTTCGAGCGGCGCGAGAACGATCTCTACTGCGAAGTGCCGATCCGCTTCTCGCAAGCGGCGCTCGGTGGCGATGTCGTGATTCCGACGCTCGATGGCGAAGCGATCATCAAGGTCCCGTCCGAGACGCAGACCGGCAAGCTGTTCAAACTGCGCGGCAAAGGTGTGAAGTCGGTGCGGAGCAATCATGTCGGCGATTTGCTGTGCCGCGTCGTCGTGGAAACGCCCGTGCGCCTGACGAAGCGTCAGAAAGAGCTGATGCAGGAATTCGAATCGACCTTTCATGAGGACGGTCGCGACCACACGCCACGGCAATCATCGTGGCTCGATGGCGTAAAGTCATTTTGGGATCGCATGACGTCTTGA